From Panicum hallii strain FIL2 chromosome 2, PHallii_v3.1, whole genome shotgun sequence, a single genomic window includes:
- the LOC112881582 gene encoding protein TIFY 10b-like: protein MAASARPGERATSFAVACSLLSRFVRQNGAAAAELGLGIKGEAEPQTRSLLPGAEAEEAERRKETMELFPQSAGFGVKDAAREPEKKDKSQQLTIFYGGKVLVFDDFPADKAKDLMQLASKSNPMVQNVGLPQPSAPATVTDNRKVHKAMPTPVSSLPVAQAADAQKPARTNASDMPIARKASLHRFLEKRKDRLNAKTPYQTSPVDATPVKKEPENQPWLGLGPNTVKPNLS from the exons ATGGCGGCGTCCGCGAGGCCCGGGGAGAGGGCGACTAGCTTCGCCGTGGCGTGCAGCCTCCTCAGCCGCTTCGTCCGCCAGAacggcgccgcggccgccgagctcggcctcGGGATCAAAG GTGAGGCCGAGCCGCAGACGAGGAGCTTGCTGCCTGGAGCCGAGGCCGAGGAGGcggagaggaggaaggagaCCATGGAGCTGTTCCCCCAGAGCGCCGGGTTCGGCGTGAAGGATGCTGCTAG GGAGCCAGAAAAGAAAGATAAATCTCAGCAGCTCACCATCTTCTACGGAGGGAAGGTGCTGGTGTTCGACGACTTCCCAGCCGACAAGGCAAAGGACCTGATGCAGCTGGCCAGCAAGAGCAACCCGATGGTTCAGAACGTTGGCTTGCCTCAGCCCTCTGCACCCGCAACTGTCACCGACAACAGGAAGGTCCACAAGGCCATGCCTACCCCTGTGAGCAGCTTGCCTGTTGCTCAGGCTGCTGATGCTCAGAAGCCTGCTCGTACAAATGCTTCTG ACATGCCTATTGCTAGGAAGGCGTCACTTCACCGCTTCCTTGAGAAGAGAAAGGATCG CCTCAACGCAAAGACACCGTATCAAACTTCCCCTGTCGACGCTACACCAGTCAAGAAGGAGCCTGAGAACCAGCCATGGCTTGGACTAGGACCAAATACCGTGAAGCCCAACCTGAGTTAG
- the LOC112880634 gene encoding DNA-directed RNA polymerases II, IV and V subunit 9A-like: MSALKFCRECNNMLYPREDKETCTLLYACQSCEHQEVASDTCVYKRVLRKPSGEPKDVLKDVAADPSLPRTRSVRCYNCNHPEAAFFQAPTKGEQAMTLYFICCNPSCGHRWRD, from the exons ATGAGCGCTCTCAAGTTCTGCCGCGAATG CAACAACATGCTGTACCCGCGGGAGGACAAGGAGACGTGCACCCTCCTCTACGCTTGCCAGTCCTGCGAGCACCAG GAGGTTGCTTCCGATACTTGTGTGTACAAAAGGGTTCTCCGTAAGCCTTCGGGTGAACCCAAGGATGTCCTGAAGGATGTAGCAGCTGATCCCAGTCTGCCTCGCACCAGAAGTGTTAGATGCTACAACTGCAACCATCCAGAAGCTGCTTTTTTCCAG GCTCCAACTAAGGGAGAGCAAGCCATGACGCTTTACTTCATCTGCTGCAACCCGAGCTGTGGCCACAGGTGGAGGGACTGA
- the LOC112880633 gene encoding protein FAR1-RELATED SEQUENCE 5-like isoform X1, with product MMHMLVAPDGGGVELQPYGAPPVEQELELLRDNADDGLEGHVRCLRCGISGNATPHMRRGPDGPRTLCNACGIAYRKGKMRRMIEAEPPIDEAALAKLVPEVGMEFESEEKAYEFYNKYAGHIGFSVRKSTSHKSSENITKVRTFVCSREGYNRDKKSLEAKKPRLDTRIGCPARLIIKVTPECKYRVTDFKAEHNHQLAPPSTMHMLRSQRILTELQSGEAELSDDSVVTPTTKATGDLVVRQVSFLRSISLLPADYKNYLRSKRTKTMQPGDGGAILKYLQTMQMDNPSFFYTMQIDEDDKLTNFFWADPKSRDDFNYFGDVLCLDTTYKINGYGRPLALFLGVNHHKQTIIFGAALLYDESFESYKWLFESFKIAMHGKQPAVALVDQSIPLSSAMAAAWPNTTQRICAWHVFQNSLKHLNHVVQGSKTFAKDFSKCVFGYEDGDEFLFAWRSMLEKYDLRHNEWLSKVFDEKEQWALAYDRHIFSADIISALQAESFSSILKKFLSPQLDLLSFFKHYERAVDEHRYAELQADFQASQSYPRIPPAKMLKQTAHTYTPVVFEIFRKEFELFMDSVLFSCGEAGTTSEYKVASSEKPKEHFVRFDSSDRSCVCTCRKFEFMGIPCCHMLKVLDYRNIKELPQKYLLKRWRRTAKSANEDNEGNASNANGSSLNAPAPAANHHGLQSFSAMIQDTSVSSMP from the exons ATGATGCACATGCTGGTGGCCCCGGACGGGGGCGGAGTGGAGCTTCAGCCGTACGGCGCTCCGCCGGtggagcaggagctggagcTCCTCCGCGACAACGCCGACGACGGCCTCGAAGGCCACGTGCG GTGTTTGCGGTGCGGGATATCTGGCAATGCGACGCCCCATATGCGGCGTGGTCCTGATGGACCAAGAACTCTTTGCAATGCGTGCGGCATTGCTTACAGGAAG GGCAAAATGAGAAGAATGATAGAAGCTGAGCCTCCCATAGATGAGGCTGCACTCGCAAAGCTTGTTCCGGAAGTTGGCATGGAATTTGAGAGTGAGGAAAAGGCATACGAATTCTACAACAAATATGCTGGGCATATTGGCTTTAGTGTTAGAAAAAGTACATCACATAAATCTTCTGAAAATATTACCAAAGTAAGAACTTTTGTGTGCTCAAGAGAAGGCTACAACAGGGATAAAAAATCACTGGAAGCAAAGAAGCCAAGATTGGATACACGAATTGGTTGCCCAGCGAGATTGATTATTAAAGTCACACCAGAGTGTAAGTATAGAGTAACTGATTTCAAAGCAGAACACAATCATCAGCTGGCCCCTCCTTCGACGATGCATATGTTAAGGTCACAGAGGATATTGACAGAACTTCAGTCTGGAGAAGCAGAATTATCAGATGATTCGGTAGTGACACCAACAACAAAAGCAACTGGTGATCTTGTTGTTAGACAAGTCAGTTTCCTTCGGAGTATCTCTCTCCTTCCAGCTGATTACAAGAATTATCTCCGTTCTAAGCGAACGAAGACTATGCAACCTGGTGATGGTGGAGCAATATTGAAATATCTGCAGACAATGCAAATGGATAACCCCTCTTTCTTTTACACCATGCAGATTGATGAGGATGACAAGCTGACCAACTTCTTTTGGGCAGACCCAAAATCAAGAGATGACTTCAACTACTTTGGCGATGTACTCTGCTTAGACACAACATACAAAATAAATGGATATGGTAGGCCACTTGCATTGTTCCTTGGTGTGAATCATCATAAACAAACAATTATTTTTGGTGCAGCTTTGCTTTATGATGAATCATTTGAATCATACAAGTGGCTTTTTGAGAGCTTTAAGATCGCTATGCATGGGAAACAGCCTGCTGTAGCTTTAGTAGATCAATCTATTCCATTGAGTAGTGCAATGGCAGCAGCCTGGCCAAATACCACACAACGAATTTGTGCTTGGCATGTATTTCAGAATTCTCTTAAGCACCTCAACCATGTCGTCCAAGGTTCAAAGACATTTGCGAAGGACTTTAGCAAATGTGTCTTTGGCTATGAAGATGGAGATGAATTCTTGTTTGCATGGAGAAGTATGCTGGAAAAGTATGATCTTAGACATAACGAATGGCTGTCTAAAGTGTTTGATGAGAAGGAGCAATGGGCCTTGGCATATGATAGGCATATATTTTCTGCTGACATCATAAGTGCACTTCAAGCCGAGAGTTTCAGTAGTATTTTGAAGAAGTTCTTGAGTCCTCAACTGGACCTACTGTCCTTCTTCAAGCACTATGAAAGAGCAGTGGATGAGCATCGCTATGCTGAGCTGCAAGCTGACTTCCAAGCTAGTCAGAGCTATCCAAGAATACCTCCAGCCAAGATGCTAAAGCAAACTGCTCATACATATACACCAGTGGTGTTTGAGATCTTTCGTAAAGAGTTTGAGCTATTCATGGACTCTGTGTTATTCAGTTGTGGGGAGGCTGGGACAACATCTGAGTACAAGGTTGCTTCATCTGAGAAACCCAAGGAACACTTTGTTCGATTTGATTCAAGTGATCGCTCCTGTGTGTGCACTTGTAGGAAGTTTGAGTTTATGGGCATCCCATGTTGTCACATGTTGAAGGTGCTGGATTACAGAAATATTAAAGAGCTACCTCAAAAATATTTGCTGAAGCGATGGAGGAGGACGGCCAAATCTGCAAATGAAGACAATGAAGGCAATGCATCAAATGCTAATGGGTCATCATTGAATGCCCCTGCTCCTGCTGCAAATCACCATGGGCTTCAAAGCTTCAGTGCAATGATTCAA GACACTTCTGTTTCTAGTATGCCTTAG
- the LOC112880633 gene encoding protein FAR1-RELATED SEQUENCE 5-like isoform X2 → MMHMLVAPDGGGVELQPYGAPPVEQELELLRDNADDGLEGHVRCLRCGISGNATPHMRRGPDGPRTLCNACGIAYRKGKMRRMIEAEPPIDEAALAKLVPEVGMEFESEEKAYEFYNKYAGHIGFSVRKSTSHKSSENITKVRTFVCSREGYNRDKKSLEAKKPRLDTRIGCPARLIIKVTPECKYRVTDFKAEHNHQLAPPSTMHMLRSQRILTELQSGEAELSDDSVVTPTTKATGDLVVRQVSFLRSISLLPADYKNYLRSKRTKTMQPGDGGAILKYLQTMQMDNPSFFYTMQIDEDDKLTNFFWADPKSRDDFNYFGDVLCLDTTYKINGYALLYDESFESYKWLFESFKIAMHGKQPAVALVDQSIPLSSAMAAAWPNTTQRICAWHVFQNSLKHLNHVVQGSKTFAKDFSKCVFGYEDGDEFLFAWRSMLEKYDLRHNEWLSKVFDEKEQWALAYDRHIFSADIISALQAESFSSILKKFLSPQLDLLSFFKHYERAVDEHRYAELQADFQASQSYPRIPPAKMLKQTAHTYTPVVFEIFRKEFELFMDSVLFSCGEAGTTSEYKVASSEKPKEHFVRFDSSDRSCVCTCRKFEFMGIPCCHMLKVLDYRNIKELPQKYLLKRWRRTAKSANEDNEGNASNANGSSLNAPAPAANHHGLQSFSAMIQDTSVSSMP, encoded by the exons ATGATGCACATGCTGGTGGCCCCGGACGGGGGCGGAGTGGAGCTTCAGCCGTACGGCGCTCCGCCGGtggagcaggagctggagcTCCTCCGCGACAACGCCGACGACGGCCTCGAAGGCCACGTGCG GTGTTTGCGGTGCGGGATATCTGGCAATGCGACGCCCCATATGCGGCGTGGTCCTGATGGACCAAGAACTCTTTGCAATGCGTGCGGCATTGCTTACAGGAAG GGCAAAATGAGAAGAATGATAGAAGCTGAGCCTCCCATAGATGAGGCTGCACTCGCAAAGCTTGTTCCGGAAGTTGGCATGGAATTTGAGAGTGAGGAAAAGGCATACGAATTCTACAACAAATATGCTGGGCATATTGGCTTTAGTGTTAGAAAAAGTACATCACATAAATCTTCTGAAAATATTACCAAAGTAAGAACTTTTGTGTGCTCAAGAGAAGGCTACAACAGGGATAAAAAATCACTGGAAGCAAAGAAGCCAAGATTGGATACACGAATTGGTTGCCCAGCGAGATTGATTATTAAAGTCACACCAGAGTGTAAGTATAGAGTAACTGATTTCAAAGCAGAACACAATCATCAGCTGGCCCCTCCTTCGACGATGCATATGTTAAGGTCACAGAGGATATTGACAGAACTTCAGTCTGGAGAAGCAGAATTATCAGATGATTCGGTAGTGACACCAACAACAAAAGCAACTGGTGATCTTGTTGTTAGACAAGTCAGTTTCCTTCGGAGTATCTCTCTCCTTCCAGCTGATTACAAGAATTATCTCCGTTCTAAGCGAACGAAGACTATGCAACCTGGTGATGGTGGAGCAATATTGAAATATCTGCAGACAATGCAAATGGATAACCCCTCTTTCTTTTACACCATGCAGATTGATGAGGATGACAAGCTGACCAACTTCTTTTGGGCAGACCCAAAATCAAGAGATGACTTCAACTACTTTGGCGATGTACTCTGCTTAGACACAACATACAAAATAAATGGATATG CTTTGCTTTATGATGAATCATTTGAATCATACAAGTGGCTTTTTGAGAGCTTTAAGATCGCTATGCATGGGAAACAGCCTGCTGTAGCTTTAGTAGATCAATCTATTCCATTGAGTAGTGCAATGGCAGCAGCCTGGCCAAATACCACACAACGAATTTGTGCTTGGCATGTATTTCAGAATTCTCTTAAGCACCTCAACCATGTCGTCCAAGGTTCAAAGACATTTGCGAAGGACTTTAGCAAATGTGTCTTTGGCTATGAAGATGGAGATGAATTCTTGTTTGCATGGAGAAGTATGCTGGAAAAGTATGATCTTAGACATAACGAATGGCTGTCTAAAGTGTTTGATGAGAAGGAGCAATGGGCCTTGGCATATGATAGGCATATATTTTCTGCTGACATCATAAGTGCACTTCAAGCCGAGAGTTTCAGTAGTATTTTGAAGAAGTTCTTGAGTCCTCAACTGGACCTACTGTCCTTCTTCAAGCACTATGAAAGAGCAGTGGATGAGCATCGCTATGCTGAGCTGCAAGCTGACTTCCAAGCTAGTCAGAGCTATCCAAGAATACCTCCAGCCAAGATGCTAAAGCAAACTGCTCATACATATACACCAGTGGTGTTTGAGATCTTTCGTAAAGAGTTTGAGCTATTCATGGACTCTGTGTTATTCAGTTGTGGGGAGGCTGGGACAACATCTGAGTACAAGGTTGCTTCATCTGAGAAACCCAAGGAACACTTTGTTCGATTTGATTCAAGTGATCGCTCCTGTGTGTGCACTTGTAGGAAGTTTGAGTTTATGGGCATCCCATGTTGTCACATGTTGAAGGTGCTGGATTACAGAAATATTAAAGAGCTACCTCAAAAATATTTGCTGAAGCGATGGAGGAGGACGGCCAAATCTGCAAATGAAGACAATGAAGGCAATGCATCAAATGCTAATGGGTCATCATTGAATGCCCCTGCTCCTGCTGCAAATCACCATGGGCTTCAAAGCTTCAGTGCAATGATTCAA GACACTTCTGTTTCTAGTATGCCTTAG